A portion of the Punica granatum isolate Tunisia-2019 chromosome 7, ASM765513v2, whole genome shotgun sequence genome contains these proteins:
- the LOC116212807 gene encoding uncharacterized protein LOC116212807 produces MSSSFGRGKASNGFGGSADLFVPINSGRHLFIELGLHLIHTSYSRTQFSSKIAKVMDMVDIVGDECFSFAWGHEIGEAFAWSDQNGSREEVLWSFQFSKGFLENRMLDKIKVTLTKSVNIHPSVGVRIDSKKYCS; encoded by the exons ATGAGCTCTTCGTTTGGCCGCGGAAAGGCATCAAATGGGTTTGGGGGTTCTGCTGACCTTTTTGTTCCAATAAATT CCGGACGGCACTTATTTATAGAGCTTGGACTTCATCTAATCCATACCTCATATTCTCGTACACAGTTCAGCAGTAAAATAGCAAAG GTTATGGACATGGTCGACATCGTAGGAGATGAATGC TTTTCTTTTGCATGGGGACATGAAATCGGAGAGGCTTTTGCTTGGTCAGATCAAAATGGCTCACGTGAAGAAGTTCTATGGTCTTTCCAGTTCTCAAAAGGCTTCCTGGAAAACCGCATGTTGGATAAG ATTAAAGTTACATTGACAAAATCAGTTAATATACATCCATCAGTGGGAGTTCGTATAGACAGTAAAAAATATTGCAGTTGA
- the LOC116213117 gene encoding floral homeotic protein DEFICIENS-like, protein MTRGKIQIKPIENPTNRQVTYSKRRNGLFKKARELTVLCDAKVSLIMISSTKRLHEYISPNTTTKEMIDEYQKTMDVDIWSSHYEAMEEELRKLKEVNSQLRLEINRRRLGEGLEELSMRELCGLEQEIRDGLEVIRERKIKVLSSEIDKTNKKRRNGEVINRRLIQQFESINIEAGEDDPHFGLVYNGGIIDPDYVIGYSNGGTREFGLCCDRSLPSNVCSGDVSDITTYPLLD, encoded by the exons ATGACAAGAGGGAAGATCCAGATCAAGCCGATCGAGAACCCGACCAACCGGCAGGTCACGTACTCGAAGAGACGGAATGGGCTGTTCAAGAAGGCGAGGGAGCTCACCGTGCTCTGCGACGCGAAGGTCTCCCTCATCATGATCTCTAGCACCAAGAGGCTCCACGAGTACATCAGCCCCAACACTAC GACGAAGGAGATGATCGATGAGTACCAGAAAACCATGGACGTTGATATATGGAGCTCCCACTATGAG GCTATGGAAGAGGAATTGAGGAAGCTCAAAGAGGTGAACAGTCAGCTCCGTCTAGAAATCAa TAGGAGGAGGCTGGGCGAAGGTTTAGAGGAACTGAGCATGAGAGAACTGTGCGGTCTTGAGCAAGAAATAAGAGATGGTTTGGAAGTCATTCGTGAACGAAAG ATAAAGGTCCTCTCAAGTGAAATCGACAAGACCAACAAAAAG AGGAGGAATGGTGAGGTTATAAACCGAAGGCTCATTCAACAATTCGAAAGCATCAACATA GAAGCTGGAGAGGATGACCCGCACTTTGGTTTAGTCTACAATGGAGGCATAATTGATCCGGATTATGTGATTGGTTACTCAAATGGAGGAACTCGCGAGTTCGGCCTTTGCTGTGACCGGAGCTTGCCATCCAATGTCTGCAGTGGAGACGTATCAGATATCACAACCTATCCCTTGCTCGACTAG
- the LOC116213386 gene encoding agamous-like MADS-box protein AP3 isoform X3: MPPSHLWQPSSPFTFTLLPFFPTSHIALLLAKTPNPSHICRKGREERRSMARGKTKIQPIENMTNRQLTFASRLCGLRERAEELSVVFGAKVLMLMISSTNKFHEYISPDTSTEEMIDEYQRRRGLDLWSSHYEAMEDNLRKAKEENRDLYLEISKRRMGEGLNDMIEKELRDLEQEMQLALTAIRERKTRKAEEISRRFLQEYEAREDDSHYGVVSDGGIDPSFLIGCTSGGGHVSDHGPPPFPFNGDMPEMTTDLLFDINNLLDLLSSVNQSLVLN, encoded by the exons ATGCCCCCTTCCCATTTATGGCAACCCTCCTCACCTTTCACGTTTACTCTTCTTCCCTTCTTCCCCACGTCACACATAGCATTGCTACTAGCTAAAACACCTAACCCTAGTCATATCTGCCGTAAggggagagaagagaggagatCGATGGCCAGGGGGAAGACTAAGATCCAACCGATCGAGAACATGACCAACCGGCAGCTCACCTTCGCAAGCAGGCTGTGCGGCCTCCGCGAGAGGGCGGAGGAGCTCTCCGTCGTGTTTGGTGCCAAGGTCTTGATGCTCATGATCTCTAGCACCAACAAGTTCCATGAGTACATCAGCCCTGATACCTC AACAGAGGAAATGATCGATGAGTACCAGAGAAGACGAGGCCTTGATCTGTGGAGCTCCCACTATGag GCTATGGAAGACAATTTGAGGAAGGCGAAAGAGGAGAACAGAGATCTCTATCTAGAAATCAG TAAGAGAAGGATGGGTGAAGGCTTAAACGACATGATCGAGAAGGAACTGCGGGATCTTGAGCAAGAGATGCAGCTTGCTTTGACTGCTATTCGTGAACGAAAG ACGAGGAAAGCTGAAGAGATAAGCCGAAGATTCCTCCAAGAATAT GAAGCCAGAGAGGACGATTCGCATTATGGCGTAGTCAGTGATGGAGGCATTGACCCGAGTTTTTTGATTGGCTGCACAAGTGGAGGGGGTCATGTGTCCGACCACGGACCACCGCCTTTTCCTTTTAATGGAGATATGCCGGAGATGACAACCGATCTCTTGTTCGATATAAATAATTTGCTCGATCTTCTATCATCAGTCAATCAATCTTTAGTATTAAATTGA
- the LOC116213386 gene encoding agamous-like MADS-box protein AP3 isoform X2, with product MPPSHLWQPSSPFTFTLLPFFPTSHIALLLAKTPNPSHICRKGREERRSMARGKTKIQPIENMTNRQLTFASRLCGLRERAEELSVVFGAKVLMLMISSTNKFHEYISPDTSTEEMIDEYQRRRGLDLWSSHYEAMEDNLRKAKEENRDLYLEISKRRMGEGLNDMIEKELRDLEQEMQLALTAIRERKIEVISNQIETSKKLTRKAEEISRRFLQEYEAREDDSHYGVVSDGGIDPSFLIGCTSGGGHVSDHGPPPFPFNGDMPEMTTDLLFDINNLLDLLSSVNQSLVLN from the exons ATGCCCCCTTCCCATTTATGGCAACCCTCCTCACCTTTCACGTTTACTCTTCTTCCCTTCTTCCCCACGTCACACATAGCATTGCTACTAGCTAAAACACCTAACCCTAGTCATATCTGCCGTAAggggagagaagagaggagatCGATGGCCAGGGGGAAGACTAAGATCCAACCGATCGAGAACATGACCAACCGGCAGCTCACCTTCGCAAGCAGGCTGTGCGGCCTCCGCGAGAGGGCGGAGGAGCTCTCCGTCGTGTTTGGTGCCAAGGTCTTGATGCTCATGATCTCTAGCACCAACAAGTTCCATGAGTACATCAGCCCTGATACCTC AACAGAGGAAATGATCGATGAGTACCAGAGAAGACGAGGCCTTGATCTGTGGAGCTCCCACTATGag GCTATGGAAGACAATTTGAGGAAGGCGAAAGAGGAGAACAGAGATCTCTATCTAGAAATCAG TAAGAGAAGGATGGGTGAAGGCTTAAACGACATGATCGAGAAGGAACTGCGGGATCTTGAGCAAGAGATGCAGCTTGCTTTGACTGCTATTCGTGAACGAAAG ATAGAGGTCATCTCCAACCAAATCGAGACAAGCAAGAAGTTG ACGAGGAAAGCTGAAGAGATAAGCCGAAGATTCCTCCAAGAATAT GAAGCCAGAGAGGACGATTCGCATTATGGCGTAGTCAGTGATGGAGGCATTGACCCGAGTTTTTTGATTGGCTGCACAAGTGGAGGGGGTCATGTGTCCGACCACGGACCACCGCCTTTTCCTTTTAATGGAGATATGCCGGAGATGACAACCGATCTCTTGTTCGATATAAATAATTTGCTCGATCTTCTATCATCAGTCAATCAATCTTTAGTATTAAATTGA
- the LOC116213386 gene encoding agamous-like MADS-box protein AP3 isoform X1, with protein sequence MPPSHLWQPSSPFTFTLLPFFPTSHIALLLAKTPNPSHICRKGREERRSMARGKTKIQPIENMTNRQLTFASRLCGLRERAEELSVVFGAKVLMLMISSTNKFHEYISPDTSTEEMIDEYQRRRGLDLWSSHYEAMEDNLRKAKEENRDLYLEISKRRMGEGLNDMIEKELRDLEQEMQLALTAIRERKIEVISNQIETSKKLVMFSKHTRKAEEISRRFLQEYEAREDDSHYGVVSDGGIDPSFLIGCTSGGGHVSDHGPPPFPFNGDMPEMTTDLLFDINNLLDLLSSVNQSLVLN encoded by the exons ATGCCCCCTTCCCATTTATGGCAACCCTCCTCACCTTTCACGTTTACTCTTCTTCCCTTCTTCCCCACGTCACACATAGCATTGCTACTAGCTAAAACACCTAACCCTAGTCATATCTGCCGTAAggggagagaagagaggagatCGATGGCCAGGGGGAAGACTAAGATCCAACCGATCGAGAACATGACCAACCGGCAGCTCACCTTCGCAAGCAGGCTGTGCGGCCTCCGCGAGAGGGCGGAGGAGCTCTCCGTCGTGTTTGGTGCCAAGGTCTTGATGCTCATGATCTCTAGCACCAACAAGTTCCATGAGTACATCAGCCCTGATACCTC AACAGAGGAAATGATCGATGAGTACCAGAGAAGACGAGGCCTTGATCTGTGGAGCTCCCACTATGag GCTATGGAAGACAATTTGAGGAAGGCGAAAGAGGAGAACAGAGATCTCTATCTAGAAATCAG TAAGAGAAGGATGGGTGAAGGCTTAAACGACATGATCGAGAAGGAACTGCGGGATCTTGAGCAAGAGATGCAGCTTGCTTTGACTGCTATTCGTGAACGAAAG ATAGAGGTCATCTCCAACCAAATCGAGACAAGCAAGAAGTTGGTAATGTTTTCCAAACAT ACGAGGAAAGCTGAAGAGATAAGCCGAAGATTCCTCCAAGAATAT GAAGCCAGAGAGGACGATTCGCATTATGGCGTAGTCAGTGATGGAGGCATTGACCCGAGTTTTTTGATTGGCTGCACAAGTGGAGGGGGTCATGTGTCCGACCACGGACCACCGCCTTTTCCTTTTAATGGAGATATGCCGGAGATGACAACCGATCTCTTGTTCGATATAAATAATTTGCTCGATCTTCTATCATCAGTCAATCAATCTTTAGTATTAAATTGA
- the LOC116213224 gene encoding protein SHI RELATED SEQUENCE 1-like, translating into MAGFFFLGGPLAKLPPPHEAAEAISRAGFELSWPQHQQCYNNTANNNITDDNNNNKKLISSESDEGEIGSFTLGVGPPPDLVFDERLGVGLLTTTVAASMRGSGLGGGGMNCQDCGNQAKKDCPHMRCRTCCKSRGLTCETHVKSTWVSAGKRRERQQQLATMQIREQEEQQGFRIENPKRSRDQRPNNDNQLVLPASTSIIPTATAGFEVAEFPNELNSSALFRCVRVSNMDDSDEEYYAYQTAMNIGGHVFKGILYDQGLDNAYPVTGDSSAGGGSGAQPLNFITTTATNSATAAAAATSNLNVNTLSDPSLVYPAPLNAFLAGTQFFPPPRS; encoded by the exons atgGCAGGTTTTTTCTTCCTAGGAGGACCACTCGCCAAGTTGCCACCACCCCACGAGGCCGCCGAGGCGATCAGCAGGGCAGGGTTTGAGCTGTCATGGCCACAGCATCAGCAGTGCTATAACAACACCGCCAACAACAACATCACTGAcgacaacaacaacaacaagaAGCTGATCAGCTCCGAGAGCGACGAGGGGGAGATCGGGAGCTTCACGCTCGGGGTGGGGCCGCCTCCGGACTTGGTCTTTGATGAGCGGCTGGGAGTGGGACTACTGACGACGACGGTGGCGGCATCGATGAGGGGATCGGGGCTCGGTGGAGGAGGGATGAACTGCCAGGACTGCGGGAACCAGGCCAAGAAGGACTGCCCCCACATGAGGTGCCGCACATGCTGTAAGAGCCGGGGGCTCACTTGCGAGACCCACGTCAAGAGCACCTGGGTCTCGGCGGGCAAGCGGCGTGAGAGGCAGCAGCAGCTCGCCACCATGCAAATAAGGGAGCAGGAGGAGCAACAGGGGTTTCGGATCGAGAACCCTAAGAGGTCGAGAGATCAACGTCCTAACAATGATAATCAGCTGGTTCTTCCTGCGTCAACCAGTATAATTCCCACCGCTACGGCAG GGTTTGAAGTGGCAGAGTTTCCAAATGAGCTGAACTCTTCCGCCCTTTTCCGGTGTGTGAGAGTGAGCAACATGGATGACTCGGACGAGGAGTACTACGCGTACCAAACCGCCATGAACATAGGAGGGCATGTCTTCAAAGGAATCCTCTACGATCAAGGCCTCGACAATGCTTATCCTGTGACAGGTGACAGTTCCGCTGGAGGTGGCAGCGGAGCTCAACCACTCAACTTTATCACCACAACCGCCACTAACTCTGCCACTGCCGCTGCCGCAGCCACCAGCAACCTGAATGTGAACACATTATCAGATCCCTCACTAGTCTACCCAGCCCCACTCAATGCTTTCCTGGCCGGTACCCAATTTTTCCCACCTCCTAGGTCGTGA